One Methylocaldum marinum DNA window includes the following coding sequences:
- a CDS encoding adenylyltransferase/cytidyltransferase family protein gives MQIDFYKGGGHTAAMNTPPLRIAVYGAAANPPHLGHMDCLAQLLALGYELIYFLPSAGHAFGKTMKPLAQRLAMAELLVAERFPGERRIRVSGLEAELARPAPDRRVYSIDVLEHLRTVHPQAELHLALGPDNAAPEVFRRFRAYQRLVEEFGIITLKERIPVRSTWIRAELGSARPNREALERVLGVALTGHLLSNGLYKDSASNE, from the coding sequence GTGCAAATTGATTTTTATAAGGGCGGCGGGCATACTGCCGCCATGAATACGCCTCCGCTACGCATCGCCGTCTACGGCGCGGCAGCCAACCCGCCGCATTTGGGCCACATGGACTGCCTGGCTCAGCTTCTGGCGTTGGGGTACGAGCTTATCTATTTCCTGCCTTCGGCCGGCCACGCCTTCGGGAAAACCATGAAACCCTTGGCGCAGCGTCTCGCCATGGCGGAACTGCTGGTCGCCGAGCGGTTTCCGGGCGAACGGCGCATCCGCGTTTCCGGGCTCGAGGCGGAGCTCGCCCGCCCGGCGCCTGACCGACGCGTGTATTCCATCGACGTCCTCGAACATCTGCGCACGGTTCACCCGCAGGCCGAGCTTCATCTCGCACTCGGTCCCGACAATGCGGCACCCGAGGTGTTTCGGCGGTTCCGGGCTTATCAGCGTCTGGTGGAGGAGTTTGGCATCATTACGCTAAAGGAGCGCATTCCGGTGCGCAGCACCTGGATTCGCGCCGAGCTCGGCAGTGCCCGGCCGAATCGCGAGGCGCTGGAACGGGTGCTCGGTGTGGCTCTGACTGGGCATCTGCTGAGTAATGGCTTATACAAGGATAGTGCATCGAATGAATAG
- a CDS encoding multicopper oxidase family protein, with translation MSKTKRIRRHLDLVGKAPISGMAVALAAMTPLALWSASPARAAVEERVVEDPPRLELRKGPPPRMTLMPRPTPGPRVGMERELDLNIVYTDSQLYNPATGKYDKVRLRSYVGTDTNPNRPFVAPTIEVTPGDTVRITLNNKLPADPSCPSPDGDVNTPHCLNSTNLHGHGLWISPTGNSDNVLLTINPGVSFQYEYNLPPDHPAGTYWYHSHLHGSTALQVSSGMAGALIVRGDRLPSDTANGDIDTLLKNPNGQPLRERVLVLQQIQYACLDENGNVLKDGNGQIVWNCPDGKAGIHGVESYDQFGPGSWPLSGRYTSINGAVLPTFKARAGEIERWRMIHAGVRDTISLQFRRLKADAPRVPKLRAAEVDRFIGDNCVGDPVPFHVIAEDGLTRAAAWQTPVTVLQPGYRSDALVVFPEAGPYCVIDTSAPAEASVSQSAESRQLLGVVVAGPGRKVQDVHAHLTKQLVAAAQRAMPVAIRSKVVSDLKDGLKLTRFTPHPDIADSEVNGKQELAFYIDLSKTPFLFEVSNDLGSPPDFKPYDPNRIDRNLTLGSVDEWTLQSHLVSHPFHIHVNPFQIVKILDPNGKDVSWPGAVDDAGGTVDPQYRGLKGVWKDTLWVKSLIAPGAPPQSGIYTLVVRTRYQRYIGEFVLHCHILDHEDRGMMQNVAIGIPDGKGGTAVVAHH, from the coding sequence ATGAGCAAAACTAAAAGAATTCGACGGCATCTGGATCTCGTGGGGAAGGCGCCTATCTCCGGAATGGCCGTCGCCCTGGCCGCGATGACTCCGCTCGCGTTATGGAGCGCCTCGCCCGCTCGCGCGGCGGTCGAAGAGCGCGTGGTGGAAGATCCGCCCCGGCTTGAACTCCGTAAGGGGCCGCCACCCCGGATGACCCTTATGCCGCGTCCGACGCCAGGGCCGAGGGTCGGCATGGAGCGGGAGCTCGACCTCAACATCGTCTACACCGACAGCCAGCTTTACAATCCGGCCACCGGAAAGTACGACAAGGTGCGTCTGCGCAGCTACGTCGGGACCGACACCAATCCGAACCGCCCCTTCGTCGCGCCCACCATCGAGGTGACGCCGGGCGATACCGTGCGTATCACGCTTAACAATAAGCTGCCGGCCGATCCCAGCTGCCCCTCGCCCGACGGCGATGTCAACACCCCGCATTGCTTGAACAGCACCAACCTGCACGGGCACGGCTTGTGGATCAGCCCGACCGGCAACAGCGACAACGTGCTGTTGACGATCAATCCCGGAGTGAGCTTTCAGTACGAGTACAACCTTCCGCCGGACCATCCCGCCGGGACCTACTGGTACCACTCGCACCTGCACGGCTCGACCGCGCTCCAGGTCTCGAGCGGCATGGCCGGCGCCCTCATCGTGCGGGGCGACCGGCTGCCCAGCGATACCGCCAACGGCGACATCGACACCCTGCTGAAAAACCCCAACGGCCAGCCCCTGCGGGAAAGAGTGCTGGTGCTGCAACAGATCCAGTACGCCTGTCTCGACGAAAACGGCAATGTTCTGAAAGACGGCAACGGGCAAATTGTCTGGAATTGTCCTGACGGCAAAGCCGGTATTCACGGCGTCGAATCCTATGACCAGTTCGGTCCCGGCAGCTGGCCGCTGTCCGGCCGCTACACCAGCATCAACGGCGCCGTTCTGCCGACTTTCAAGGCCAGGGCCGGCGAGATCGAGCGCTGGCGGATGATTCACGCCGGCGTGCGCGACACCATCAGCCTGCAATTCCGGCGCCTCAAGGCCGATGCCCCCCGCGTACCCAAGCTGAGAGCTGCCGAAGTCGACCGCTTCATTGGCGACAACTGCGTGGGCGATCCGGTTCCCTTCCATGTCATCGCCGAGGACGGCCTGACCCGGGCAGCGGCCTGGCAGACTCCGGTGACGGTCTTGCAGCCCGGCTACCGCAGCGATGCCCTGGTGGTGTTCCCGGAAGCCGGCCCGTACTGCGTGATCGATACCTCCGCCCCGGCCGAGGCCAGCGTCAGCCAGTCGGCGGAGAGCCGCCAACTGCTGGGCGTGGTGGTGGCTGGTCCAGGCCGGAAAGTCCAGGACGTCCACGCCCACTTGACCAAACAACTGGTGGCCGCTGCCCAGCGCGCCATGCCGGTTGCGATCCGGTCCAAGGTCGTGTCCGATCTCAAGGACGGGCTGAAGCTTACCCGTTTCACGCCGCATCCGGACATCGCCGACAGCGAGGTCAACGGCAAGCAGGAGCTGGCTTTCTACATCGACTTGTCGAAGACGCCCTTTCTGTTCGAGGTCAGCAACGACCTGGGCTCGCCCCCCGACTTCAAACCCTATGATCCGAATCGCATCGACCGTAATCTGACCCTGGGCAGCGTGGACGAATGGACGCTGCAATCGCATCTGGTCAGCCATCCGTTCCACATCCACGTCAATCCGTTCCAGATCGTCAAGATTCTCGATCCGAACGGCAAGGATGTCAGTTGGCCGGGAGCGGTGGATGACGCCGGTGGAACGGTGGACCCGCAGTATCGGGGCTTGAAAGGCGTATGGAAGGATACGCTGTGGGTGAAAAGCCTGATTGCCCCCGGCGCACCGCCCCAAAGCGGCATCTACACGCTTGTGGTGCGGACACGCTACCAGCGCTACATCGGTGAATTCGTGCTGCATTGCCACATCCTCGATCACGAAGACCGGGGCATGATGCAGAACGTCGCCATCGGTATTCCGGACGGCAAGGGCGGAACTGCTGTCGTCGCCCACCACTAG
- a CDS encoding pentapeptide repeat-containing protein encodes MAQGNEIHAVKLLDAVNEASRAVAARYAAFLTVVAFIGVSVATTTDEMLVRDSSLVLPLLNAPIPISGYFSFYTVVPCLVLLLHAGLLLQFSLLAEKVWRFEAEAANLNENQTMLQHGRLAQFYFVHFLAGREIAGIRRWILGLGIWSSLMALPMLLLLWVQVRYLSYHDPTTTWIHRSAVVADSILLAWFGWRILWRSTAEKLALAGPEARRPRLWQPVLGLLAWMFVLVLGTTFSLFFAKIPEAGTGRSAPTADPDKLSGRWLKLRNLDLREKILTANQPLAATVINDLREGDIEDKEKALKQVVGLNLQHRDLHSAILFNAVLPKADFRALRNPDGKILSVTSLEGAYLALAQMQHALLDEARMQWANLSDAELQWASLKNAELQNAKLSHAALQCSDLSSADLRNARLEGAHLEGANLSGADLQGAHLQGARLQGALLRKTRLQGALLATADLQGADLSEARLQNADLSRAKLQGAILRKAFVGGARFDEADLAWADVRSIDRDASAHGRKDTLDRARSAPESLWLCSDERPFEQCAGRRDVDRHRNALDIYLSKLACADLFVAEGMVKQIRLIFEQEPDAYPTRKTLANTLLEADRSEVECRGLKALPSRAKQSLRSIYGRSGNE; translated from the coding sequence ATGGCACAGGGAAACGAAATACACGCCGTCAAACTCCTCGACGCCGTCAACGAAGCGTCGCGCGCGGTAGCCGCACGCTATGCGGCATTTCTGACCGTCGTAGCATTCATAGGCGTCAGCGTTGCAACCACGACCGACGAAATGCTGGTGCGGGACAGTTCTTTGGTCCTGCCGCTCCTGAACGCGCCCATCCCGATCAGCGGCTATTTCAGTTTTTATACCGTGGTGCCTTGCCTGGTTCTCCTCCTTCACGCCGGCCTCCTGCTCCAGTTTTCCCTACTGGCGGAGAAGGTATGGCGTTTCGAAGCGGAGGCCGCGAATCTCAACGAAAACCAGACCATGCTCCAGCATGGCCGCCTGGCCCAATTCTATTTCGTTCATTTTCTCGCAGGCAGGGAAATAGCGGGCATCCGGCGCTGGATTTTGGGCTTGGGCATCTGGTCATCCCTCATGGCCCTCCCGATGCTCCTCTTATTATGGGTGCAGGTACGGTATCTGTCCTATCACGACCCGACGACTACCTGGATTCATCGGAGCGCGGTCGTGGCGGACAGCATTCTGCTCGCGTGGTTCGGGTGGCGAATCCTGTGGCGCTCCACTGCCGAAAAGCTGGCCTTGGCCGGCCCGGAGGCACGCCGCCCGAGGCTGTGGCAACCCGTTCTCGGACTGCTGGCCTGGATGTTCGTTCTCGTGTTGGGCACAACATTTTCATTGTTCTTCGCGAAGATTCCCGAGGCCGGGACGGGACGGTCGGCGCCGACAGCGGATCCGGACAAGCTGAGCGGGCGTTGGCTCAAGCTGAGAAACCTGGATCTCCGGGAAAAGATACTCACTGCAAATCAGCCCCTCGCCGCCACCGTGATCAATGACCTGCGCGAAGGCGATATCGAAGATAAGGAAAAGGCCTTGAAGCAGGTGGTTGGATTGAATTTGCAGCACCGCGACCTGCATAGTGCGATCCTGTTCAATGCCGTTTTGCCCAAGGCGGATTTCAGAGCCCTGCGCAACCCCGATGGAAAAATACTGTCCGTGACGTCCTTGGAGGGGGCTTATCTGGCGCTGGCGCAGATGCAACATGCGCTGCTGGACGAAGCACGGATGCAGTGGGCAAATTTGTCGGATGCTGAGTTGCAGTGGGCGTCATTGAAGAATGCGGAACTGCAGAATGCCAAATTGAGTCATGCCGCTTTGCAATGTTCGGACTTGAGCTCCGCTGATTTGCGGAACGCCCGGCTGGAAGGCGCTCATCTGGAGGGCGCGAACCTATCCGGAGCCGACTTGCAAGGAGCGCATTTGCAGGGCGCCCGATTGCAAGGGGCACTTTTGCGAAAAACGCGATTGCAGGGAGCACTATTGGCGACGGCCGATCTGCAGGGAGCCGATTTGTCGGAAGCCCGGTTACAGAATGCCGATCTATCGCGGGCCAAGCTGCAGGGCGCGATATTGCGGAAGGCTTTTGTGGGAGGAGCGCGGTTCGATGAAGCCGACCTGGCTTGGGCCGATGTCCGCTCGATCGATCGCGATGCGTCCGCCCACGGCCGGAAGGATACTCTGGACAGGGCCAGATCGGCCCCCGAGTCCTTGTGGTTGTGCTCCGACGAGCGGCCGTTCGAGCAGTGTGCCGGCCGGAGAGATGTCGATCGCCATCGAAACGCGCTGGACATTTACCTCTCGAAGCTTGCCTGCGCCGATTTGTTCGTCGCCGAAGGCATGGTCAAGCAAATCAGACTCATTTTCGAACAGGAGCCCGATGCCTATCCGACACGGAAAACCCTGGCCAACACCCTGCTGGAGGCAGACAGGTCCGAGGTCGAGTGCCGCGGTCTCAAGGCCTTGCCGAGTAGGGCCAAACAGAGCTTAAGGTCCATTTACGGCCGTTCCGGAAACGAATAA
- a CDS encoding FIST signal transduction protein: MTTFIHAHAGHPDWRVALGQCWSQVYKQLETFRGEKPTLGWCYLSDNYTASAGAILDALQQRFPETHWVGTIGIGVGVGSVEYIGEPGMALMLACMPPESFQLFSGPKPLEAPAAGFEAFTALVHADGRIPDLHEQLKELSERTMTGYLFGGLSSARNQTLHFADEIFLTGLSGVAFSPEVPMLSRVTQGCQPIGPQRIITRSEGNLLVTLDGERALDCVLRDLGLNSDISDEELRQVLAMTLAGLIAADEDVPTKPGQFGTNTEVRHLVGVGRKSGVLVVAEHMKPGMRLAFCTRNAEAAKRDLLRIVDEIRTECGTGRRIDGALYISCSGRGGPHFGEPHAEFQMVSNSLGDVPLVGFFAGGEIARHHLYGYTGVLTVFTSPV, from the coding sequence ATGACAACTTTCATTCATGCCCATGCCGGCCATCCCGACTGGCGGGTCGCTCTGGGCCAGTGCTGGAGCCAGGTTTATAAGCAGCTCGAAACATTCCGAGGTGAAAAACCCACCCTGGGATGGTGTTATCTTTCCGACAATTACACAGCCTCAGCTGGTGCGATTCTCGACGCGCTGCAACAGCGCTTTCCGGAAACGCATTGGGTCGGAACCATCGGCATCGGCGTCGGAGTCGGCTCGGTGGAATACATCGGCGAGCCGGGGATGGCACTGATGCTGGCTTGCATGCCTCCGGAATCGTTTCAGCTATTTTCCGGACCCAAGCCGCTGGAAGCGCCGGCGGCGGGTTTCGAAGCTTTCACCGCCCTAGTCCATGCCGACGGCAGGATCCCCGATTTGCACGAGCAACTCAAGGAATTGAGCGAGCGGACCATGACCGGATATCTTTTCGGCGGTCTGTCCTCCGCCCGCAATCAAACGCTCCACTTCGCCGACGAGATTTTCCTGACCGGTTTGTCCGGTGTCGCGTTCAGCCCCGAGGTTCCGATGCTGTCACGCGTCACCCAGGGCTGCCAGCCGATCGGTCCGCAACGCATCATTACCCGCAGCGAGGGTAACCTCCTGGTTACGCTCGACGGCGAACGGGCGCTGGACTGCGTATTGCGCGACCTGGGATTGAACTCCGACATCTCGGATGAAGAGCTCAGGCAGGTGTTGGCGATGACCCTCGCCGGGCTGATCGCGGCGGACGAGGACGTTCCGACCAAACCGGGGCAGTTCGGAACCAATACCGAGGTTCGCCACCTGGTCGGGGTGGGGCGGAAAAGCGGCGTCCTGGTGGTTGCGGAACACATGAAACCCGGCATGCGACTAGCTTTCTGCACGCGCAACGCGGAAGCGGCGAAGCGCGATCTGCTACGCATCGTGGACGAGATAAGGACCGAATGCGGCACCGGCCGGCGCATCGACGGGGCACTCTACATCAGTTGTTCCGGTCGCGGCGGACCTCATTTCGGCGAGCCTCACGCGGAATTCCAAATGGTCAGCAATTCCCTCGGCGATGTGCCCTTGGTGGGCTTCTTCGCGGGCGGCGAAATCGCTCGCCATCATCTTTACGGCTATACCGGAGTACTGACGGTCTTCACCTCGCCGGTTTGA
- a CDS encoding vWA domain-containing protein, with product MRRLPVYLLIDTSGSMRGEPIQAVNNGLRVLVNALRQDPYALESVHLGIITFDLTARELFPLTHLEQVQVPEIEVPQSGATFLGAALELLLACMERDLVRGAEDRKGDWRPLVFLMTDGTPSDIQAYENAVAAMKTKPFGNIVACAAGPKARQDYLKKLTDQVVSLDTLDGVSFTQFFKWVSASVAMGSCSAGAAGERTLPPPPAEVRLVL from the coding sequence ATGCGCCGCTTACCCGTTTACCTGCTGATCGATACCTCCGGTTCGATGCGCGGCGAACCGATTCAGGCCGTCAACAACGGCCTGAGGGTCTTGGTCAATGCGCTGCGGCAGGATCCGTACGCGCTGGAGTCGGTTCATCTCGGCATCATTACCTTCGATCTGACGGCACGGGAACTTTTCCCGCTCACTCACCTGGAGCAGGTACAAGTCCCCGAGATCGAAGTGCCGCAATCGGGCGCCACGTTCCTGGGTGCGGCCCTGGAGCTTCTCCTGGCCTGCATGGAGCGTGACCTGGTGCGCGGCGCCGAGGACCGCAAGGGCGACTGGCGCCCCCTGGTGTTCCTCATGACCGACGGCACTCCCTCCGACATTCAAGCCTACGAGAACGCCGTCGCCGCCATGAAGACGAAGCCGTTCGGCAACATCGTGGCCTGCGCGGCGGGTCCCAAAGCCAGGCAAGACTATCTCAAGAAACTGACCGATCAAGTGGTGAGCCTGGACACGCTCGATGGGGTGTCCTTCACGCAGTTCTTCAAATGGGTTTCGGCGAGCGTCGCAATGGGCAGCTGCAGCGCGGGAGCGGCCGGCGAGAGGACACTTCCGCCGCCCCCGGCCGAAGTGCGGCTCGTGCTCTGA
- the pncB gene encoding nicotinate phosphoribosyltransferase, with translation MNNSNQNEILPLEAGVDRYLSMIPERPGAGLHASVHDFYSEHGRLPIVTSLMEDDLYKITMQQTLLHHCPGAEAEYRFVCRTRGVDLRPLMPDIELELEHLSRLHYTESELGYLGTLRYIKPDFVHFLRLYRLHHPFVELRAGDEQLEIRIRGPQVHVMRFEIFLMSIVNELYFRAFDTPETRAEGLRRLNDKIEFIRAEIGDRSDFRLSDFGTRRRFSREWQHIVVRTLKERLPEIFTGSSNVACARAYGVTPIGTMAHEYLQTFQALAYRLVDSQKAAFECWNREYDGDLGIALTDVINLEAFKRDFGLKFCKLFDGVRHDSGDPFHWADAMIEHFESYRVDPGQKTLVFSDGLTVPRAIALFRHVGGRARTGFGIGTNLTNDLGPDPLNIVIKVLRVNGQPVAKISDAPGKTLCDDPGYIAYLKHVFGVEE, from the coding sequence ATGAATAACTCCAACCAGAACGAAATCTTGCCGCTCGAGGCCGGCGTCGACCGCTACCTCAGCATGATCCCGGAGCGTCCCGGCGCCGGCCTGCACGCCTCGGTGCACGACTTTTACTCCGAACACGGGCGCCTGCCTATCGTAACCTCGCTAATGGAGGACGATCTTTACAAGATCACCATGCAGCAAACCCTGCTCCACCATTGCCCCGGCGCGGAAGCCGAGTACCGCTTCGTCTGCCGCACCCGGGGCGTGGACCTTCGGCCCCTGATGCCCGACATCGAGCTGGAGCTGGAGCACCTGAGCAGGCTGCACTACACCGAGTCCGAGCTCGGTTATCTCGGAACCCTGCGCTACATCAAGCCGGACTTCGTCCATTTTCTGCGGCTCTACCGGCTGCACCACCCGTTCGTGGAACTCCGCGCCGGGGACGAACAGCTCGAAATCCGCATCCGGGGTCCGCAAGTCCACGTGATGCGCTTCGAAATCTTCCTGATGTCCATCGTCAACGAACTGTATTTCCGAGCCTTCGATACGCCCGAAACACGCGCCGAAGGCCTGCGCCGCCTGAACGACAAGATCGAATTCATCCGGGCGGAGATCGGTGACCGGAGCGATTTCCGATTGAGCGATTTCGGGACGCGCCGGCGCTTCAGCCGGGAATGGCAGCACATCGTCGTCCGGACCCTGAAGGAGCGGCTCCCGGAAATCTTCACCGGCAGCAGCAATGTCGCTTGCGCCCGGGCCTATGGCGTGACGCCCATCGGCACCATGGCCCACGAGTACCTGCAAACCTTTCAGGCTCTGGCCTATCGGCTGGTCGACAGCCAGAAAGCCGCTTTCGAGTGCTGGAACCGGGAATACGACGGCGACCTCGGGATAGCCCTCACCGATGTCATCAATCTCGAAGCCTTTAAGCGCGATTTCGGCCTGAAGTTCTGCAAACTGTTCGACGGCGTCCGCCACGACTCCGGCGATCCCTTTCATTGGGCGGACGCCATGATCGAGCACTTCGAGAGCTACCGCGTCGACCCCGGGCAAAAGACCCTGGTATTCAGCGACGGACTGACCGTTCCCAGGGCCATAGCCCTGTTCCGCCACGTCGGCGGGCGTGCCCGTACCGGTTTCGGCATAGGCACCAACCTGACCAACGACCTGGGCCCGGACCCGCTCAATATCGTGATCAAGGTACTGCGCGTCAACGGCCAGCCGGTCGCCAAGATCAGCGACGCGCCGGGCAAGACGCTGTGCGACGATCCCGGTTACATCGCTTATTTGAAACATGTCTTCGGGGTCGAGGAGTAA
- a CDS encoding NUDIX domain-containing protein yields MNSVLVTADVVVFGLIDDRLHVLLVQRAAEPFAGMWALPGAELLPDLDPGLEHAARRRLRDKTGLAKVYLEQVITVSGPLRDPRGYSVSTVFMALVRPGECRLRAGDRVSAVAWFPVDGDMVGFELAFDHAELLAVAVRRLRAKAEYSLLPALLLPELFTVPELERLYHGLIAAPCPNYTLRRRLAAGPWLEKSGQTKLVGKKQTQLYRLDPEQLGTFLDAAQ; encoded by the coding sequence ATGAATAGCGTTCTGGTGACCGCCGACGTCGTCGTGTTCGGCCTGATCGACGACCGATTGCATGTCCTGCTGGTGCAGCGTGCGGCGGAACCGTTCGCGGGGATGTGGGCCTTGCCCGGCGCCGAGCTGCTGCCGGATCTCGATCCCGGTCTCGAGCACGCCGCTCGCCGCCGCCTCAGGGACAAGACCGGGCTCGCCAAGGTCTACCTCGAACAGGTGATCACCGTCAGCGGCCCGCTCCGGGACCCGCGGGGTTATAGCGTTTCCACGGTGTTCATGGCCCTGGTGCGTCCGGGCGAATGTCGTCTGCGGGCGGGAGACCGCGTTTCGGCCGTGGCTTGGTTTCCCGTCGATGGGGATATGGTCGGGTTCGAACTCGCCTTCGATCATGCGGAACTTCTCGCCGTGGCGGTTCGGCGTTTGCGCGCCAAAGCCGAATATTCGCTGCTGCCGGCCTTGTTGCTTCCGGAATTGTTCACCGTGCCCGAGCTCGAACGCCTCTATCACGGGCTCATCGCCGCGCCCTGCCCGAATTACACGCTGAGACGCCGATTGGCGGCGGGACCGTGGCTGGAGAAGTCCGGGCAAACCAAGCTGGTGGGGAAGAAACAAACTCAGCTTTACCGGCTCGATCCCGAGCAGCTCGGCACTTTTCTGGACGCAGCGCAATGA
- a CDS encoding TerD family protein — translation MTNRMILERGGNVSIGQAASRPSRVCVSLGWSPSQVPGMEIDASAFLLKADGKVRGDSDIVFYNNARSEEGAVEVETPARGDAQAFRLDLGAIPSTVERIAFCVTIHEGQARDQSFGRLQSAWASLIDVSGATEIARFELPLAGATESAMIFCEVYRRMDEWKFRAVGQGFEGGLGPLATHFGLSVEDDGAAGAATASRLSEQSQRRISLEKRLIDLEKKDPQLVSLVKKVGVSLAKKGLEDHQAKVALCLDISASMSGLYRSGAIDTLVRRVLALGLRFDDDGRIDVFLFGEHAHDFGSVGADNYTTFVPDMQRRYRLEGGTCYGKVMQMIRGHYRADSSFGRVPVYVMFVTDGDTQDRPIAEEQIREASREGLFWQFMAIGPRKDKAKGFFSRLLASDFTFLAHLDNLQGRHIDNANFFQVENPAEPSDEEMYELLMGEYPHWLKAARDKGVLAG, via the coding sequence ATGACAAACCGAATGATCCTCGAGCGCGGCGGCAACGTGTCCATCGGCCAGGCCGCTTCGCGTCCCTCCCGTGTCTGTGTAAGCCTCGGCTGGTCCCCGTCTCAAGTCCCCGGCATGGAGATCGACGCCAGTGCCTTCCTCCTCAAGGCGGACGGCAAGGTCCGCGGCGATTCGGACATCGTGTTCTATAACAATGCGCGCAGCGAAGAGGGGGCCGTTGAAGTCGAGACGCCGGCCCGGGGCGATGCGCAAGCATTCCGGCTCGATCTGGGGGCGATACCTTCGACCGTTGAGCGTATCGCCTTTTGTGTCACGATTCACGAAGGACAAGCTCGCGACCAGTCGTTCGGACGCCTGCAATCCGCCTGGGCCAGCCTGATCGACGTGTCCGGTGCGACCGAGATCGCGCGGTTCGAACTGCCCCTTGCCGGTGCCACGGAATCGGCGATGATCTTCTGCGAGGTCTACCGGCGCATGGACGAGTGGAAATTCCGCGCGGTCGGGCAGGGCTTCGAGGGCGGGCTGGGGCCGCTGGCCACGCATTTCGGTCTGAGCGTCGAGGATGATGGCGCCGCCGGTGCCGCGACTGCCTCGCGGCTATCGGAGCAGAGCCAGCGGCGCATCAGTCTCGAAAAAAGGCTCATCGATCTCGAAAAAAAGGACCCACAACTCGTCAGCCTGGTGAAGAAGGTGGGCGTATCGCTAGCGAAGAAAGGGCTGGAGGATCATCAGGCCAAGGTGGCGTTATGCCTCGATATCTCCGCCTCGATGTCCGGGCTGTACCGAAGCGGCGCGATCGATACCCTGGTCCGGCGCGTCCTGGCCTTGGGACTCCGTTTCGACGACGACGGCCGCATCGATGTTTTTCTGTTCGGCGAACACGCCCACGACTTCGGTTCGGTCGGAGCCGACAACTACACGACGTTCGTACCCGATATGCAGCGCCGCTATAGGCTAGAGGGCGGCACCTGCTACGGCAAGGTCATGCAGATGATCCGGGGCCATTATCGGGCCGATTCGTCCTTCGGGCGTGTCCCGGTGTACGTCATGTTCGTGACCGACGGCGACACCCAGGACCGACCCATCGCCGAGGAGCAGATCCGGGAAGCTTCCCGAGAAGGGCTATTCTGGCAATTTATGGCGATAGGCCCACGCAAGGACAAGGCCAAGGGCTTTTTCAGCCGGTTGCTCGCGTCCGACTTCACATTTCTGGCTCATCTCGACAACTTGCAGGGCCGGCACATCGACAATGCCAATTTCTTCCAAGTCGAAAATCCCGCCGAGCCCAGCGACGAGGAAATGTACGAGCTGCTGATGGGCGAGTATCCACACTGGCTGAAAGCGGCACGCGACAAGGGGGTGCTGGCGGGCTAG
- a CDS encoding isochorismatase family protein encodes MELPGTNIIAAFDVDPQKGFTPLCPDELPVPGGDEIVDELNRQASLADLRVGSKDAHSPAAVWVAGPDRPMLSPVRGANVDLAWNLHCIPGTRGFELLDGLPAPAEYDFFVWKGVEPDMHPYGACYHDLAETRSTGVIEFLGKRRVTTVLVGGLALDFCVKTTALQLRRAGFEVVVNLAACRGIADESCAAALDAFARAGIRTIGCAADLVRV; translated from the coding sequence ATGGAACTCCCCGGAACAAATATCATTGCTGCTTTCGACGTCGATCCCCAGAAAGGCTTTACTCCTCTGTGCCCGGACGAACTGCCCGTGCCGGGCGGCGATGAAATCGTCGACGAACTCAATCGTCAGGCGAGCCTCGCGGACCTCCGCGTAGGCTCGAAGGACGCCCATAGTCCGGCCGCCGTCTGGGTTGCCGGCCCCGATCGCCCCATGCTGTCGCCGGTCCGGGGCGCCAATGTCGACCTGGCCTGGAACCTTCATTGCATCCCCGGAACCCGCGGCTTCGAACTTCTCGACGGACTTCCGGCGCCGGCCGAGTATGATTTCTTCGTCTGGAAGGGTGTCGAGCCGGACATGCACCCCTACGGCGCCTGCTATCACGACCTGGCCGAAACCCGCTCCACCGGCGTCATCGAGTTCCTCGGGAAACGGCGGGTAACGACGGTTCTGGTCGGCGGCCTGGCGCTCGATTTCTGCGTGAAGACCACGGCACTGCAATTGCGCCGCGCCGGTTTCGAGGTCGTGGTCAACCTGGCCGCCTGCCGCGGCATCGCCGACGAAAGTTGCGCCGCTGCACTCGATGCATTCGCCCGGGCGGGTATCCGAACCATCGGATGTGCAGCGGATTTGGTACGCGTTTGA